The Sinomonas sp. P10A9 genome contains the following window.
GCGACTGAGGGGCAAGCGGATCGCGTACATCCCGCAGGAGCCCATGAGCAACCTGGATCCGGCCTTCACGGTCGGCTACCAGCTCGTGACGCCCATGGTCCGCGTCCTCAAGATCACCAAGGCGGAGGCCAAGGCCCGCGCGCTCAAGCTGCTCGCCGACGTCGGCATCCCGAACCCCGATCGCACCTTCGCCGCGTACCCGCATGAGGTCTCCGGCGGCATGGCCCAGCGTGTCCTCATCGCCGGCGCGATGAGCTGCGAGCCGGATCTCATCATCGCCGACGAGCCCACGACGGCGCTCGACGTCACGGTCCAGGCCGAGGTCCTCGACCTCCTGCGCGAGCTCCAAGGCCGGCTCGGCATGGGCATGGTCCTCGTGACCCACAACTTCGGGGTCGTGGCCGACCTCTGCGACCGCGTGGTCGTGATGCAGAACGGCCGCCTCGTCGAGGAGGGTCCCGTCCGTGACATCCTGCGCTCTCCCAAGGACCCGTACACGCAGATGCTCCTCGCCTCGATGCTCGAGGGCAAGGAGCCCAGGACCCAGCTGACGAAGGTGGCCGCCCGATGAGCGAGCAGAAGCTCTTGAACGTCGACGGGCTCGTCGTCGAGTACCCCGGCAAGGGGTTCCGGGCCAAGGTGTTCCGCGCGCTCAAGGGCGTGAGCATCGAGATCGGCGCGGGGGAGACCCTCGGTCTCGTCGGCGAGTCCGGCTCGGGGAAGACGACGCTCGGCCGGGCCCTCCTCGGCCTGGCCCCGGTCACGGGCGGCAAGGTCCTCTTCGAGGGCAGGGACATCGGGCATGCTTCCCGGGCAGAGCGTCGACGCCTGTCGCGCGACATCCAGGTCGTGTTCCAGGATCCGTACACATCGCTCAACCCCGCCATGACGATCGGCGACATCCTCGCCGAGCCGCTCAAGGTGCAGGGCAAGAGCGATTCCGACGCCCGTGCACGCATCCGGGAGCTGCTCGACCACGTGAACCTGCCGGCCGATGCGATCCACCGCCTCCCGCGCGAATTCTCGGGCGGCCAGCGCCAGCGCGTCGCGATCGCGCGGGCCCTCGCGCTCGCGCCGAAACTCATCGTGTGTGACGAGCCGGTCTCCGCCCTCGACCTCTCGACCCAGGCCCGCGTTCTGGACCTGTTCCTGCAGATCCAGCAGGACACCGGGGTCTCCTACCTGTTCGTCTCTCACGACCTCGACGTGGTCCGCCACATCAGCGAACGGGTCGCGGTCATGTACCACGGGGAGATCGTTGAGCAGGGCGACGCCGAGCAGGTCACCCGGGATCCGCGGCATCCCTACACGCAGCGGCTCCTGCTCGCCTCTCCCGTCCCGGACCCGGACCGGCAGGCCGAGCGACGCGCTCAGCGGAAGGCGCTGCTCGCCGTCGGCAGCTAGCCGTAGGGTCCGGGAGGTCCGGCGAGGTCGGGCGCACGACGGCGGGTGGGAGCCTTCGCGGTCCCGCCTGCCGTCGTCGTGGCAACCAGATGGCAAACGGTTTCCGTGTGATGCCGTCGGGGATACGGTGGAACGATGCGTGTGATGCCGCGCACCGCGATCCCGTCGTCGGACAGCGTCGCGGCGCCCCGGGAATCAAGCAAGACCCCACGACTCCCCAGAAGACACTGAACGATACTAAGGAGAACCATGGCCAAGATCGGCGTACAGGCGATGATGCTCAAGGACAGCTTCGCGGAGATCGGCCCCTTCGAGACGCTCCGCAAGGTTGCGGACATCGGGTACAAGGCCGTCGAGGTTTCGCAGATCCCAATGGACGAGAAGAATATTGCCGAGCTTGAGCGGTCGCGGGGCGAGCTCGGTGTCGAGTTCGCCGCGCTGTCCGCGCAGCTCGACGGCGAGAAAGGGGCGACGCCGTACGCGCTCGCCGTCGACATAGACCGTGCCGCCGCGGACTGCAAGCGCCTCGGCACGGACATGCTCCGCATCGGCATGCTCCCCATGTCCGAGCTGCGCAGCGAGGACCGCGTGGTCGACTACGCGAAGCGCGTCGAGAAGGCGGCCCAGGCCCTTGCCGACCATGGCGTCACGCTGTACTACCACAACCACCACGTGGACTTCGCCCGCATGGGCGGCCGCTACGTCATGGACATCCTCGCGGAGGAGGCCCCCAGCATCGGCCTTGAGATTGACGTCCACTGGGTCCAGCGCGGCGGCCTCGACCCCGTCCGCACCCTGCAGAAGTACGCGGGCCGCACGGCCATGGTCCACCTCAAGGACTACCGGATCGGCGCCCTCCCCGAGGAGGGGATCGCCGCCTACGAGTCCGGCGACTTCGCCGCCTTCATGGGCCACTTCAAGGATGTTGTCCAGTTCGCGGAGGTCGGAGAGGGCAACCTCGACTTCGCCTCGATCGTCCCAACCGCCATCGACGCCGGAGCGAAGTACCTGCTCGTGGAGCAGGATCAGCTCTACGGCCGCGGAGTGTTCGACGTGCTGCAGACCTCGCACGACAACCTCGTGTCCCTCGGCTTCAAGAACCTCTTCTAAGAGACTTCTCACACCAGAACGGAGACAGTACCCATGAGCAGGAAAGTCCGCCTCGGCGTCGTCGGATTCGGCGCGCAGGGCAGCTCGTACGCGAAGTTCATCGCGGATGGCCTCGTGCCGAACATCGAGGTCACGGCCATCGCAGACGTCGACCCGGCCAAGCGCGAGAAGATCGCCGAGCTCTACCCGGACGTCCAAGTCTTCGATGACTATGTCACGATGCTCGAGTCCGGCGTGGTCGAGGCCGTCGTCACGACCGTGCCGCACTACCTCCACCCGCAGATGGGCATCCAGGCCCTCGAGCGCGGCATCCACGTGCTGCTCGAGAAGCCGGCCGGCGTCTACACGAAGCAGGTCAAGGAGCTCAACGAGTTCGCTGGGACCCGGCCCGAGCTGACGTTCGCGATCATGTTCAACCAGCGCAACAACCCGCTGTACCGCAAGCTCAAGGAGATCGTGGACGCGGGCGAGATCGGCAAGATCAAGCGCACCAACTGGATCATCACCACGTGGTGGCGCCCGCAGGGCTACTACGACCAGAGCGAGTGGCGCGCCACGTGGGGCGGCGAAGGCGGCGGCGTCCTGGTCAACCAGGCACCGCACCAGCTGGACCTGTGGCAGTGGATCTGCGGTGTCCCGCAGAGCGTCTTCTCGAAGGTCGCCTACGGCTTCCGTCGCAACATCGCCGTCGAGGACGAGGTGACCGCGGTGGTCGACTACGGTGACGGCGCGACGGGCGTCTTCGTGACCGCGACGCACGACATCACGGGCACCGACCGCTTCGAGATCCTCGGCGACCAGGGCAAGATCGTCGTCGAGGATTCCAAGACCGCCGTGGTGACACGCCTGAACAAGCCCGAGCGCGAGCTGAGCGAGGCCATGGACATGGACGATGTCCGCAAGATGTTCCAGGGCCAGTTCAACCCGGCGGACTTCTACACGCAGGAGACCATCGCGTTCGAGTCCGCGTGGGGCGCCCAGCACTCCGGCGTGCTTGAGAACTTCGCCGCGAACATCCTCGACGGCACACCCCTGCTTGCCCCGGGTACCGACGGCATGCTCGGCGTGCGGCTCGCCAACGCGATCCACCTCTCGAGCTGGACCGGGAAGGAAGTCTCGATGGACTTCGACGAGGACGAGTTCCTCGCGGAGCTCAACAAGCGCATCGCCGCCGAGGGCAAGTTCCCCGAGCGCGCGTAGCCCTCTGAAGGGGCGCAGCGCAAGCCTCCTTTCTGGGAGCATGGACCCAGAAAGGAGGCCCTGTGCCCAAGCCCCAGGCGACGATCTACGACATTGCGGCGCTCGTCGGAGTGAATGCGTCGACCGTCTCTCGCGCCCTGAGCCGGCCCGGGCGCGTGAGTGCAGCGACCCAACGCCGCATTGAGGATGCCGCGCGCGAACTCGACTACCACGTCAATACCGTCGCGCGGGCCGTCAAGACCGGGCGTCTCCAGACCATTGGCCTCCTCGTCCCTGACATCGCGTATGCCGTGTACCAGGACATCCTGCGGGGCGCGGAGCGGGCCGCGAGGGAGGTCGACTACGTGGTGCTCGTCGGGGAGGAGTTCCGTTCGGCCCAGGCGGAGCTGGACTGGGCGCGCCGTGTACGGGCGGCGGTCGACGGCGTCATCCTCGCCTCACCGCGCATCCCCGACGCCCGCATCCGCGAGTTCGCGGGGGACAAGCCGACCGTCGTCGTCAACCGGGTTCTCAACGGCGTGCCCAGCGTTGTGCCAGACGTCGCGCCCGGGGTGAGGGCCGCCGTCGTGCGCGCGGCCGAGCTGGGGCACCGCCGGCTGCTCTACATTCCGGGCGTGGGCAGCTCGTGGATGTCGCGGAGTCGATGGGACATCCTCGAGGCGGCGGGCGCCGAGGCCGGGATCGAGGCTGTCTCGGCGCCGCCCGGCATGCCCTCACGCCGACGCGGGGCCGAGCTCGCCGATGACGTGCTCGCCAGCGGGTGCTCGCTCGTCATCGCGTTCAACGACCTCATCGCGATCGGCCTCCTGCAGGAGCTCCAGGACCGCAGCGTGCCGGTGCCCGAGCGGCTCAGCATCGTCGGCTTCGACAACATCCGCGGCTCCGACTTCACGTCGCCCCGCCTCGCGACCATCGGCGCGCCGCTCAACGAGGCTGGCGGCCAGGCGGTCAGGATGCTGCTCGCGCGGATCGAGGGCAGCACGGATCGCGGAACGGCGGCCGACGACGGCGGTCCGGGCGCGCCGTCGTACGGCCTCGCGACAGTATTCCACGAACGCGGCTCCCTCGGCCCGGCGTAGAAAGGCCAGGAGGGACTGCTTCAGCCGGCGTGCTCGGCGCGGGCGGGCGCCTGGCCTGTCGAGGCCCGCACCTCGAGGTGGGTGGGCATGACGGCAAGCCTGCGGACCGTCGCTGCGTGCAGCGGATCGAGCTGCGCGAGGAGCATCGAGACGGCGGTGCGCCCGGCCTGCTCGATCGGCGAGGCGATCGTGGTCAGCGGCGGGTTGCAGAAGTCGGCCCCGAAGATGTTGTCGCAGCCCACGATGCTCATGTCCTCAGGCACGCGGACGCCGCGCTCGCGGAAGCGTTGGAGCATGCCGATCGCGATGAGGTCGTTGAACGCGATGACGGCCGTCGCGCCCGTGCGCAGGGCAGCGTCGGCAGCTGCAGCACCGGATGAGGTCTTCGGGGAGTAGGGCCCCACGCGGGTCGCCGTCATCCCGCGCCGCGCGGCGGCCTCTTCGATCGCCTTCCAGCGGCGGTGTGTCGACCACGAGCTCGTCGGGCCGCCTACGTAGGTCACCCTCGTGTGCCCGAGCGAGGCGAGGTGCTCGAGCGCCTGGACCATAGCGCTGGGGGTGTCGATGAGCACGGTGGGGGCGTCTGCCGTCGCGCGGTTGATCGTCACGAGCGGCTGGAGGCGCGCGGCCTCGGTGAGCTGGACATCGGTGAGGCGCGACGCCGCGAGGATGATTCCGTCCGCGGTGCGGCGCAGCTTGCGCAGGGCATCGAGTTCGACGTCGGTCGCCTCCTCAGTGTCGACGAGCAGCTGTGTGTAGCCCGCCGCCTTGAGCTGGTTCTGCGTGCCGCGGATGATGTCGAAGTAGAACGGGTTGGTCACGTCGGGCACGAGGACCGCGATGATGCCCGTGCGCCCCGAGCTCAGCCCGCGGGCTTGGGAACTCGGCACGTAGTGCAGCTCTGCTGCGATCTTCTCGATGCGCTCGCGGGTGCGGGCGTTGACGCGCTGCGGGTTGGAAAGAGCGCGGGATACGGTCGACGTCGCGACGCCGGCCCGTTCGGCGATGTCGCGGATGGTGGGCATCCGCTCGGAGGCCTCGATGGCCCCGGAAGACTCTGTCATGACTTCCATTGGAGCAGGCTTGGCAAATTTTGGCAATCGCTTGCCGCCATGTTTTGCTCTTCCTAGACTCGCTAGTGCTGCTCACGGTTGTGGGCTGCGTCACGAAATCCGATGCAATGAGTACTCAAAGAGGAGACACCATGCGGATGCGCACCTCCGCCAAGCTGGCCGCCGTCGCGGCAGCAGCGGCACTTGCCCTCACAGCCTGCGGTTCAGGCGGCTCGTCAGGGGGCTCGTCTGGCGGGGCCGTCAACGGTGCCGGCAAGACGCTCAACGTCCTGGTCAACGTCAACACGCTCTACCCCGAGCAGCAGAAGCAGTGGATGTCGGACATCGCTGCGAAGTTCAAGACCCAGACCAGCGCCGACCTCAAGTTCGAGACCTTCACTTCCGCCAACGACGAGCTCACGCGCATCCAGACGTCGGTGGTGTCCGGCCAGGGGCCGGACGTGTACTCGCTCGGCACGACCTTCACGCCGACGGCCTACGCGACCAAGGCCTTCGTGACGCTCACCGACGACGACTGGAAGAAGGTCGGCGGCAAGGACCGGTTCAACCAGGCTGCCCTCGGCATCTCCGGCCCGGACAAGGACCACCTCGCGGGCGTCCCGTTCGTGAGCCGGCCGTTCGTCATGGCCTACAACAAGGACATCCTCAAGGCAGCGGGCATCGACAAGCCCGCGACAACGTGGGATG
Protein-coding sequences here:
- a CDS encoding ATP-binding cassette domain-containing protein, whose product is MSEQKLLNVDGLVVEYPGKGFRAKVFRALKGVSIEIGAGETLGLVGESGSGKTTLGRALLGLAPVTGGKVLFEGRDIGHASRAERRRLSRDIQVVFQDPYTSLNPAMTIGDILAEPLKVQGKSDSDARARIRELLDHVNLPADAIHRLPREFSGGQRQRVAIARALALAPKLIVCDEPVSALDLSTQARVLDLFLQIQQDTGVSYLFVSHDLDVVRHISERVAVMYHGEIVEQGDAEQVTRDPRHPYTQRLLLASPVPDPDRQAERRAQRKALLAVGS
- a CDS encoding sugar phosphate isomerase/epimerase family protein, coding for MAKIGVQAMMLKDSFAEIGPFETLRKVADIGYKAVEVSQIPMDEKNIAELERSRGELGVEFAALSAQLDGEKGATPYALAVDIDRAAADCKRLGTDMLRIGMLPMSELRSEDRVVDYAKRVEKAAQALADHGVTLYYHNHHVDFARMGGRYVMDILAEEAPSIGLEIDVHWVQRGGLDPVRTLQKYAGRTAMVHLKDYRIGALPEEGIAAYESGDFAAFMGHFKDVVQFAEVGEGNLDFASIVPTAIDAGAKYLLVEQDQLYGRGVFDVLQTSHDNLVSLGFKNLF
- a CDS encoding Gfo/Idh/MocA family protein — its product is MSRKVRLGVVGFGAQGSSYAKFIADGLVPNIEVTAIADVDPAKREKIAELYPDVQVFDDYVTMLESGVVEAVVTTVPHYLHPQMGIQALERGIHVLLEKPAGVYTKQVKELNEFAGTRPELTFAIMFNQRNNPLYRKLKEIVDAGEIGKIKRTNWIITTWWRPQGYYDQSEWRATWGGEGGGVLVNQAPHQLDLWQWICGVPQSVFSKVAYGFRRNIAVEDEVTAVVDYGDGATGVFVTATHDITGTDRFEILGDQGKIVVEDSKTAVVTRLNKPERELSEAMDMDDVRKMFQGQFNPADFYTQETIAFESAWGAQHSGVLENFAANILDGTPLLAPGTDGMLGVRLANAIHLSSWTGKEVSMDFDEDEFLAELNKRIAAEGKFPERA
- a CDS encoding LacI family DNA-binding transcriptional regulator, with the translated sequence MPKPQATIYDIAALVGVNASTVSRALSRPGRVSAATQRRIEDAARELDYHVNTVARAVKTGRLQTIGLLVPDIAYAVYQDILRGAERAAREVDYVVLVGEEFRSAQAELDWARRVRAAVDGVILASPRIPDARIREFAGDKPTVVVNRVLNGVPSVVPDVAPGVRAAVVRAAELGHRRLLYIPGVGSSWMSRSRWDILEAAGAEAGIEAVSAPPGMPSRRRGAELADDVLASGCSLVIAFNDLIAIGLLQELQDRSVPVPERLSIVGFDNIRGSDFTSPRLATIGAPLNEAGGQAVRMLLARIEGSTDRGTAADDGGPGAPSYGLATVFHERGSLGPA
- a CDS encoding LacI family DNA-binding transcriptional regulator; the protein is MTESSGAIEASERMPTIRDIAERAGVATSTVSRALSNPQRVNARTRERIEKIAAELHYVPSSQARGLSSGRTGIIAVLVPDVTNPFYFDIIRGTQNQLKAAGYTQLLVDTEEATDVELDALRKLRRTADGIILAASRLTDVQLTEAARLQPLVTINRATADAPTVLIDTPSAMVQALEHLASLGHTRVTYVGGPTSSWSTHRRWKAIEEAAARRGMTATRVGPYSPKTSSGAAAADAALRTGATAVIAFNDLIAIGMLQRFRERGVRVPEDMSIVGCDNIFGADFCNPPLTTIASPIEQAGRTAVSMLLAQLDPLHAATVRRLAVMPTHLEVRASTGQAPARAEHAG